The region CCGTGGTCCGGGCACCGGCCGACGGCTACACCCTGTTCTTCACGGCCAGTCCCACGTTGACCGTCACGCCGGCCATCCAGAAGACCTCCTTCGATCCGGTGAAGGATTTCCAGCCGGTGGCGGCCGTGGTCAGCTACACCAACGTCTTGCTGGTCAGCGCGCAGTCCCCGTATCGCGACGTGCAGGCCCTGGCGGCGGCCGCCAAGGCCAACCCGGGCAAGCTGACCTATGGGTCGGCCGGCATCGGTTCGTCCAATCACCTGTCCGGTGAGCTGTTCGCGGATAACGCCGGCATCAAGCTGACGCACGTGCCCTACAAAGGCAACGCGCCGGCGCAAGGCGACCTGATCGCGGATCGGATCACCATCCTGTTCGACTTGAATACCACGGCCAAGGCCCTGGTCGACAGCGGGCGGGTGCGGGCGCTGGCGGTGACGTCCGCGCAACGCAATCCCATGTTCAAGGACGTGCCGACCATGGTCGAGGCCGGTTATCCGAAGTTCGTGTTCGACGGCTGGCTGGGCATCCTGGCGCCGGCCGGCACGCCGGCCGACGTGGTCAAGACCCTGTCCGACGCCACCCAGAAAATACTGGCGGAGCCGCACTTCCGCGAGCAGATGCAGGCGTCGGGCTACACCCTGATGCCCGGCACGCCCAAGGCGCTGGGCGAACGGGTGGCGCGGGAAGGCAAGCAATTCGACGATCTGGCCGAACGCGCCAATCTTCGCCAATTCTAAGGGAGCGTGTGTATGTCGAAATACCTGGCAGGCCATCTGGTAGCGGACTTCCTGGCGCACAACGGTGTGGATACGGTGTTCGGCATCATCTCCGTCCACAACATTCCCATCATGGACGGCGTGACGCTCAACAAGACCATCCGCATGGTGATGACTCGCGGCGAGACAGGCGCCGCCCATATGGCCGACGGCCTGGCGCGGGCGACCGGCAAGGTCGGCGTGGTGATCAGCAGCACGGGACCCGGCGCGTCGAACGCCGTGCCCGGCCTGGTCGAGGCCAGATTCGCGGGCACGCCCTTGCTGCACCTTACGGGGCAGAGCGCCACGGCGCACCTGGGTCGCGATACCGGCGCGGTTCACGATGTGCCCGATCAGTTGGGCATGTTGAGCGCCGTCAGCAAGAAGGCCTATCGCGTGGAAACCGCGGGCGACACGCTGGCCGTCTTGAAACAGGCCTGGGCCGACGCGCTGACGGCACCGGCGGGTCCCGTCAGCGTGGAGATTCCCATCGATATCCAGCGCAGCGTCGTGGACCGGCCCGTGCATGCGCAAGACTGGCTGGCCCCGGCGCCACGCGTCGCGGAACCCGCGGCCGCCGACGTCGACGCGCTGTTGCGGGCGCTGCGTGGCGCGCGCCGCCCGATGATCTGGGCGGGCGGTGGTGCACGTGACGCGGGCCGTGAGCTTGCCGCGCTGGTGGACATGGGGGTCGGCATGGTCACCAGCTGGAACGGCCATGGCGTGGTCAGCGATGACCGCCCGGAAAACCTGGGCGGACTGAACGGGCCAGGCAGTCCCGCGGTGCAGGCGCTGTACGAACAGGCGGATCTTCTGCTGGTGGTCGGATCGCGCCTGCGCGGGCACGAGACCCTGGATCACAAGTTGAAGCTGCCCGCCAGGCTGGTCAGGATCGATGTGGACAGCGCCGCGCGGACGCGCGGCTACCCCTGCGAGTCCTTCGTCCACGGCGACGCGGCCGCGACCTTGCGGCAAGTGGTCAGCCGGCTGCGTGAGGAGCCGCTACAGCTTGATCAGGCCTTCACGGCGGCCGTACGCGCCGCCAAGACGCGCGCCATCGAGGACTTCAAACAGACCCTCGGACCGTATGCCGACTTTGCATCTCAGCTGCGGGCGGTGATGCCCGCCAGCGCGGTATTCGCGCGCGACATCACGCTGAGCAACAGCACCTGGGGGCATCGACTGTTCCCGCTGCACGATCAGCGCCAGAACATCTATCCGGTGGGCGCGGGCATCGGCCAGGGCCTGCAACTGGGCATAGGCGCGGCGATCGGCAGCAAGGACCGCAAGGTGGTGGTGCTGACCGGCGACGGCGGTTTCTTCTTCAACATGACGGAGATATGGACGGCGGTGCAGGAGGCCGCCGACATGGTGATGATCGTCATGAACGATGGCGGCTACGGCGTCATCAAGCATATGCAGGACGCCATGTGCGAGGGCCGCTACGCGCACAGCAATCTGCTGGCGCCGGATCTGCTGAAGCTGGCGGAGCTGGCCGGCATGCAAGCCTGGCGGGTCAGCCGCGCCGAGGACTTCGGCAAGACGGTCGAGCACGCGCTGGCCGTGCAGGGGCCCACCCTGGTGGAAGTCGACATGCTGGCCATCGGACCTTTCCCGCCTTACTACCCTTACTCCGCGATGATCGCCGCGGCCAGGACGGCGTCAGCCGAGCCGGCCACGGCGGCAGGTGGATGACATAGACGCAACACCCGGCACGCGCGCTGCCAGTGCCGCGCGCGTGCCGCCTTTTTCCAAAACCCAAGTCAGCAGGATGCAGCAATGGATTTCCGTCTGAGTGACGAGCAAGAGCAGATCAAGTCCGCCATCGAACGCTTGTGCGAGCCTTTCGATGACGATTACTGGTTCAAGAAGGATAAGGAGGGCGGTTTCCCCTTCGACTTCCACCAGGCCCTGGCGCAAGCCGGCTGGCTGGGCATCGCCATGCCGCAGGAATACGGTGGCGCCGGCCTGGGCATCAGCGAAGCGGCCTTGATGATGCACACCATCTCCGCCACCGGCGCGGGGCTGTCGGGCGCGTCCGCGGTGCACATGAATATCTTCGGCCTGCACCCGGTGGTGGTGTTCGGCAATGACGAGCAGAAGCAGAGGTGGTTGCCGGCGCTGATCGCGGGCAAGGACAAGGCCTGCTTCGGCGTCACCGAGCCCAATACGGGCTTGAACACCTTGAAGCTGAAGACCCGCGCCGTGCGCCAGGGCGATCATTACGTGGTCACCGGGCAGAAAGTGTGGATCTCCACCGCGCAGGTGGCCAACAAGATTCTGCTGCTGGCGCGCACCAAGCCCATCGAAGAGTGCAAGGGCAGTGAAGGGCTCAGCCTGTTCTATACGGACCTGGACCGGAGCGCCATCGAAGTCCACGAGATCGAGAAGATGGGCCGCAAGTGCGTCGATTCGAACCAGCTGTTCATCGACAACCTGCGCATACCCGTCGAGGATCGTATCGGCGAAGAGGGCAAGGGCTTCAGCTACATCCTGCATGGTCTGAATCCGGAACGCATCCTGATCGCCGCCGAAGCGGTGGGCCTGGGCCGCGCCGCCTTGCGCCGGGCCGCGCAATACGCCAACGAGCGCGAAGTGTTCGATCGCCCGATCGGCAAGAACCAGGGCATCCAGCATCCCCTGGCCAAGTCGTGGATGGAGTTGGAAGCCGCGTACCTGATGGTGCAGAAAGCCGCGTGGATGTACGACCAGAAGGAGCAATGCGGCGCGGAAGCCAACAGCGCGAAATTCCTGGGCGCCGAAGCCTGCTACCGGGCGTGCGAGAACGCCATCTTCACGCACGGCGGCATGGGCTACGCCAAGGAATATCACGTGGAGCGCTACCTGCGCGAGGCATGGATACCCCGCCTCGCGCCGGTCAGCCCGCAGATGATCATGAGCTTCATCGCGGAAAAGGCCCTGGGACTGCCGAAGTCCTATTGACCGTGGTCCGACCGGGCGCCGGTGGCCATTGCTGCTGGCGATTATGCCGCCGGTATCTCCAGCCGCTCCAGATCGGCCAGCAGCTTGGGCCCCGTCGGGTTCCAGCCCAGCGCCGCGCGTGTCTGGGCGCTGGACGCCGGCAGGTCCATGCCCGCGAACATGGCCATCCAGCCGAAGTGCGCTGCTGCCTGTTCAGGGGCTATCGACGCGGTGGGCAGCTTCAGCACGCGGCCGAGCACTTCGCAGATATCGCGCACCGCCACGCCTTCCTCGGCGACCGCATGATAGCGGGCGCCTGGCTGCTGTTTTTCGATGGCCAGGCGATAAAGACGAGCGACGTCCAGCACGTGGGCCGCCGGATAGCGGTTCTGGCCTTCACCGACATAGGCGACGACGCCTTTGTCACGGGCGATGCCGATGAGCGGCGTGATCAGGCCTTGCCGGGTGGTGTCATGCACCTGGGGCAGACGCATGGTGATCACGTTGATGCCCTGGGCAGCCAGGGCGGCGCCGGCCTGTTCCGACAGCTTGCGCGGATTCGGATGCTCGAAGTTCACCACGTCTTCGGTGGCGGGCTGGCCGTGCGCGCCGGAGCCCATGCCGGTTCCCGACGTGATGATGATGGGGCGATCGGAGCCGACCAGGCCGCTGCCCAGCGCCGCGATGGCACGTTCGTCCTTCTCGCAATTCGCCACGAAGTTGGAGAAGTTGTGATCGAAGGCGCAGTGGATGACGGCATCGGCTTGCGACGCGCCGTTGCGCAGGCTGTCCAGGTCCTCCAGGTCGCCGCGGTGTACCTGGGCGCCGGCGGCGGCCAGCGCTTGCGCACCGGTATCCGACCGGGTCATTCCCAGCACCTGGTGGCCGTTGACTATGAGTTCCTTGACGATGGCCGAACCGATGAAGCCGGTAGCGCCGGTAACGAAGACACGCATGGTTGATTTCTCCTGAGTGCGATGCGAACACCGTCACTGTCGGCTTAAACGCACTCAGGAAAAAGTAGTGACGTTATACAGGTATAGAAGCTAACAGGCTGGCCTCAGCCCTGCGCTTCCTGCGCGATGCCTTCCAGCGCGGCCAGCGCGTCGTCCGGCAGATCGAGGTCGCCGCTGGCCAGGTTCTCCTGAAGATGGCCGACCGAGGACGTGCCGGGAATCAGCAGGATGTTGGGCGAGCGGCGCAGCAGCCAGGCCAGGGCCACCTGCATGGGCGTGGCGTTCAACTGTTTGGCCACGTCGGACAGGGTGGCCGATTGCAGCGGGCTGAAGCCCCCCAGCGGGAAGAACGGCACGTAGGCGATACCGTCCCGGGCCAGGGCGTCGATCAGGTCGTCGTCGTCCCGATGCGCCAGGTTGTACTGGTTCTGCACGCACACGATGTCGCAGATGGCGCGGCCCTGCGCGATCTGCTTGGCGGTGGCGTTGCTCAGGCCGATATGCCGGATCAGGCCTTTCTGCTGCAAGCCGGCCAGCACGGACAGGGTCGGCTCGATGTCGCCTTCGGCGGGACCATGGACGTCGAACATCAATCGCAGGTTGACCACATCGATCACATCCAGGCCCAGATTGCGCAGGTTGTCGTGGACGGCGGCGGTCAGGTCTTCCGGTGAAAACGCCGGCTGCCAGGACGCATCGGCGCCGCGCTTCGCGCCTACCTTGGTGACGATGCGCAGGGTGTCGGGGTAGGGCGCCAGGGCCTCGCGGATCAGCTGGTTGGTGATGTGAGGGCCGTAGAAATCGCTGGTATCGATGTGGTCGACACCCGCTTCGATGGCGGCGCGCAGGACCGCCAGCGCGGCCGCCTTGTCCTTGGGCGGACCGAAGACACCCGGGCCGGCCAGCTGCATGGCGCCGTAGCCGAGGCGCTTCACATCACGGCCAGCCAGCGGGAAGGTGCGGGGGTAGGGATTGCGGGACATGGACAGGTCTCCTGGTGAGGTCGTCTGGAGTGGATGTTGCGTTGACACTAGCCGTGTCAGCCATGACGACAAGATAAACACTCTGGCGGCCGTTGATAATCCCGTACAATCCGTACGGGCTGTGCGGAATAGAGAACAATGAAAACCGACCTGAATGATCTCAATGCCTTCGCGGCCGTGGCCATGGCCGGCGGCTTTCGCGACGCGGCGCGGCTGCACGACACCAGCGCGTCCCGCCTGAGCGATGCCGTGCGCAGATTGGAAGCGCAATTGGGCGTGCGCCTGCTGCATCGGACCACGCGCAGCGTGTCCTTGACGGAGGCGGGCAGGGGCCTGCTGACTCGCCTGGAGCCGGCGCTGACGGAAATGCAGTCGGCGCTGGAGGCGGTGAACGGCTTTCGCGACCGGCCCGCCGGTACCTTGCGGCTGAATGTTCCCGTCAGCGTGGCGCGTCTGGTCCTGCCCGCCATCGTCTCCCCTTTTCTGGCGGCGTACCCGGACATCCGCCTTGATATCGTGGCGGAAGAAAGCTTCATCGACATCCTGGCGGAAGGGTGTGACGCAGGCATACGGTATGGCGAGCGGCTGGAGCAGGACATGATCGCCGTGCCCATCGGGCCGCGCACGCAACGCATGGCCGCCGCGGCCGCGCCCGCCTACCTGGCCCGGCACGGCACGCCGGCGCATCCCCGCGACCTGATGCAGCATGCCTGCCTGCGCGGCCGCTTTCCCAGCGGCAATATGGCGGCCTGGGAGTTCGCCCGCGACGGCGAGACCTTGCGCATCGATGGCACGGGACCGCTGGTGGTGTTGATCGGCGGGGGCGTGGATCTGGCGGTGGACGCGGCCATCGGTGGCAGCGGCGTCGTCTACCTGTTCGAAGAGTGGCTGCGGCCACACCTGGACAGTGGCGCCCTGGTGCCCGTGCTCGAACCCTGGTGGCAAAGTTTCCCCGGCCCTTTCCTGTACTACTCCGGCCGCCGCTTCATGCCCACGCCGCTGCAGGCCTTCGTCGACTTCGTCAAGGCCACCAACGCCGCCAATGCCACTGATGCCACCAAAGCCGCCCATGGCCCCGATGCTATGATCGTTGCGCCGTGACACGCGGCCGTGGCAGTGAGGGCTGCCGCGCATAGTCGCTGGGCTCGCTCAGGGGGAGTGGCGGTCGATGTCGCGCATCCGTAGCCTGCTGTCCGCAGTGGTCGCCCCCATCGTGCGGGTGACGGGAAATCGGCCCCATGTCGTCGGTATCGCGGGCAGCGTCATCGCCATCATCGCGGTGCTGATCCCGCTGGCGATGATGTGGCTCATACGCCAGCAAGTCATCGATCACCATCGCGAGACCTCCGAGAATCTGAACGCGATGATCGCGCTGGATCTGGAAAACAATTTCCGCTTCTATGATGTCCAGCTGCGGGATCTGGTCAGCGATGAACAGGCGCTGTTGTCCAGGACGCCCGTCATGGTCGGCGATCCGGTGAACCAGAGAATCTTCAAGAGCCTGCCGGCGGAAGCCTATGTGGAAGGCAAGTACGTCGTCGACAAGGCTGGCGTGGTCGTGGCGTCGCAATGGGATACTCAGGACAATCTGGGTGTGCGGGTGGACGACCGGGCGTATTTCACCGCGCAGAAGAACAGTCCTGACACCGGCTTGTTCATCTCCCATCCCTATCTTTCCAAGACGCGCCAGGGCGGCCTGTACATCGCGCTGAGCCGCCGTTTGAGTGGCGCGGATGGGACGTTCACGGGCATTGCCTTGTTCGAAGTGCGCCTGGAGTTGTTCCAACGTCTGTTCGACCGCATCTATCTGGAGGCGCCCGGCGTGGTCGAGATTCTGCTGCAGGATGGCACGACGATCGCATCGAAGCCCTATTCGGACACCGTGGTAGGTCGCAGCGCCGCGACCTCGCCCATTTATGCGGCCATGGCCGGCCGTGACAGCGGCACGCTCATTGCCCGGGGCCGCGGCGATGTCGAGCGCCTCTACACGTTTCGCCGCGTCGCCGGCCTGCCGTTCATCGTCCTGGTCGCGCCTTCCATGCACGATGTGCTCGATGAATGGAATCGGCATTTCCGTCTGGCGGCGGCGGCGTCCTTGTTCTGGGGGCTCGCATTGACCGCGGGCGCGTGGCTGCTGGCCTTCACGCTGGGGGAGAAGCAGCGTGTCCAGGGGGAACTGGCCAAGCTGGCCGCCACGGACCCGCTTACGCAATTGCACAACCGGCGGACCTTCGACGAGCGCTTCCAGGTGCAGTGGCAGAGCGCGGCGCGGACGCGGCGGCCGGTCTCGGTCCTGTACATCGACATCGACCGCTTCAAGCTGTTCAACGACACCTACGGGCACGCCGAGGGCGACAAGGTATTGGCCGCGGTGGCGCGGTGCATAGGCAGATCGATACGGCGTTCCGTGGACGTGGTGGCCCGTTACGGTGGGGAAGAGTTCGTGGTGCTGTTGCCCGAGACGGAACTGGCGGGCGCGCAATCGGTGGCCGAGACCGTGCGCGCGAACGTGCGCGCCCTGGACATGGAAAACAAGGGAACCGACATCGGCCGGGTGACGGTCAGCATCGGTTGCGCGAGCTGCGTCCCGGCGGCTAGCGAGCAGGGCATCGCGTTGTTGCAGGCCGCCGACGGCCTGCTTTATCAGGCCAAGGAGTCGGGGCGCGATCAGGTGCGGGCCGCATTTTTCGAAGCCTTGCCGGCATGTGCCCCATCCTGATTCAAAGTCAGAAAATTCGCATCGCCGTGGGGCGCGCGATGCACCAAAATGGGACTCATAAGCATGTGACTTGCGCTGGCGGATTGAGCGGTTACCATAGCGCGTGTCCTTGCTTCATGCACCCGTCGCGGGGGTCTGGCAAGCGACGTTGTTCCTCTCCGCTGTTGCCGACGCTGTTCTCGAATTAAATCCCTATGTCCATCTCTCCAGGCGTGGCCGACGGCCTTGCCGCTCCTTCCATCCAACTTTCCGCCGCGCAGACGCGGCGCGCGCTGTTTGCCCTCGGTGTCGGCGGCTTCGCCATCGGCACCGGTGAATTCGTCATCATGGGCCTGCTGCCGGACGCGGCGCGCGACCTGGACATCAGCATTCCGCAGGCCGGCCATCTGATCAGCATTTACGCCCTGGGCGTGGTGATCGGCGCGCCTTTATTGGCGGTGCTGGGCGCGCGCTGGGCCCGCCGCTCGTTCCTGATCGGACTGATGCTGGTGTTCGCGCTGGGCAATTTCGTCAGCGCCATGGCGCCCGGTTTCGTTTCGATGGCGCTCGCGCGTTTCGCGACGGGCTTTCCCCACGGGACCTACTTCGGCGTCGCGGCCCTGGTGGCGGCCGGACTGGTGGCGCCGCATCGGCGCGCGCAGGCCGTGGCCATGGTCCTGCTGGGCTTGACCATCGCCACCCTGATCGGCGTGCCCATCGCGGCGGCGATCGGGCAGATGCTGGGGTGGCGTTCCGCCTTCGCCATCGTCGGCGCCATCGGTTTGCTGACGGCTTACGCCGTGTGGCGCTGGGTGCCTTACGTGGCGGGCGACAAACGCGCCAGCCCTTTGCGCGAACTCAGCGCCTTGCGCAACAAGCAGGTGGTGCTGACGCTGGGCATCGGCGCCATCGGTTCTGGCGGCATCTTCACGGTGTTCAGCTATATCAAGCCGACCATGACCGAGCTGGCGCATATGCCCGAGGCTTGGGTGCCGGTGGTGTTGGCGCTGTTCGGCGCGGGCATGGTGTCCGGCAACCTGATGGGTTCACGCTTCGCCGACCGCAATATGGAGAAGACCATACGCTCGGTGCTGATCTGGGCCGTAGGGGTGATGGGCGCGTTCTACTTCTCGGCCCATAGTCCTTTCCTGGGGCCGCTGAACGTGCTGCTGATCGGCACCGTGGTGGCGCTGGCGGCGACCCTGCAGACGCGCTTGATGGACGTGGCGGGCGACGCGCAGACCCTGGCCGCTGCCTTGAATCACTCCGCCTTCAACATCGCCAATGCGCTGGGCGCCTGGCTGGGCGGCCTGTCCATCGACGCCGGCCTGGGCTGGTCGTCGACGGGCTGGGTCGGCAGCCTGCTGGCGCTGGCCGGCCTGGGCATTCATGCCTGGGCGCTGGCGGACATGCGGGCCAAGAAAGCGCAAGCCTGACGCCTAACGCAGCAGGAAGCCCAGCTCGTTGAGGATGGCCCGCAGATCATAGCGCTGGTCGGCCGGGTTGGCCTTCAGGCGGTTCAGGATGTGGTCGGTCCACAAGGGGTGTTCGATGGACTGCTTCTTCCAGAACGCATCCAGGGCGCGGTTATAGGTCTCGACCGCGTCCAGCTGCCCAGCGCCGTCGTAGTACTCGTGATGCAGCACGGCGGCCTGGGGCAGGCGCGGCTTGACGTGATGCGACACCGACTCGTCCGCATAACCGATGGCGGTGCCGAATACCGGGAACACGTGCGGCGGCAGTTTCAGGTCCGCCGCGAGCGCGCGGACGTGGCTGCGGATGGCGCCCACATAGACGGCGCCCAGGCCCAGCGATTCCGCGGCCAGCACGGCGTTCTGGGCCGCCAGGCCCGCTTCCACCGACGCCAGCACGATGGACTCGACGAAGTCGCCGCCATTGATCGTCGAGTCACGGTCCTCGGACACCTGCCGCGCGCGGGAGAAGTCCGCCAGCCAGATCAGGAACAGCGGCGCCTGGCGCACGAAACCTTCATTGCGCGTGCCGACGGCCAGCCGGGCCTTGTGCTCGGGGTCTTGCACCGCGATCACGCTCCACACTTGCAGATTGGACGATGTCGATGCCGATTGCGCCGCCGCGATCAAGGTAGGCAGCACTTCGGGCGCCAAAGGCGTGGGCGCGAAGGCGCGCACCGAGCGATGGCCTAGCGCCAGCCGGATGGTGGGGTTGTCGAGGACGGGATACGCACCGGCGACTTCGGCGCCATAGCGATGGGTCAGCAGCGCATCGACGGCAGGGGGCGATGCGGGGGCAAGCTTGGTTGCGGTCATCTCGGCACTCGTAGTGGGAGCTCGAAAAGCGGAGGCTTTAAAAGCGGAGCAGGAAAGGACTTTGTATTCTAGGTGCGCCGCTTATGGAAAGGGGGTATTAGCATAGGTTCAGTCCACCATCTGAAACCACCACTTCCCCCGTCAGATAATCCGCCGCCACCAGCATCGCCACCACGTGCGCGATATCGTCCGGGCTGGCCGCCCGCCGCATGGGCGAACGTTCCTTCCATAAGCGCTGCGCGTCGGTCCAGGCGGCCGTCAACGGCGTATCGACCAGGCCCGGCGCGACGGCGTTCACCCGGATGTCAGGCGCCAAGGTCGTCGCGAGCAGCTTCGTCACGTGGTTGAGAGCGGCCTTGGTGGCGGCGTAGGGGATGGAGGCGCCCTTGGGCCGCACCCCGGCATGGGAACTGATATTCACCACGCTGGCAGGGCGGCCCCGGCCCGCGGCGGCCCGCAAGGCGGCCTCCGCCGCGCTGACCAGGCGAAAGGGCGCGACCACGTTGACTTCGTAAAGCTCGTGCCAGATGTCTGGTGTGGCGGCGGCCAGGTCGCCATGGGGAATGACGTGGCTGATGCCGGCGTTGTTCACCAGCACGTCCAGGCGGCCCCAGGTGGCGACGGCTTCCCGGACCAGCCGGTCGCGGTCGCTGTCGTCCGCCAGGTCCGCTTGCAGATAGGCCGCGTGCTCCAGGTCCCGCGCCATGGCCATGCCGACATCGACCGAGGAACGTGAATGCAGGATGACGGCGTAGCCTTCCCGGACCAGCCGGCGCGCGACCGCCGCGCCTATGCCGGAAGTCGAACCGGTGACGAGCGCGACCGGGCGGTCGGCGCTGGAAGCAGGGCGGGAGTGGGTCATGTGGGCAGGTGTCCTGGCACGCGGGGGTAGGTCAAGGTGAAGCGGATCCGCGCGGATCCCAAGTCTATTGCATCGTCCAGGCACTGCGCCGTGGCGCTGCCGCCATGCAGCACCATGATGGCGCGCACGATGGATAGCCCCAGCCCGCTGGCGTCGGAATCCGCGCTGCGCGACATGTCGGCCCGGTAGAAACGGTCGAACAGCTTGTGCAGGCGTTCGGGCTCGATATAAGGCCCGACGTTCTCCACGTGCACCATCACGAAATCGGGCCCTTCCTGCGTACTCAGGGTCACCACGCTGTCGGGGTCGGCGTAGCGTACGGCGTTGGCCACCAGATTGCCCAGGGCGCGGCGGAACAGGATGGGGTCGGCCTGGACGCCGCCATGCGCTTTGGACGCCAGGCGTATGCCGCGTTCCTCCGCCAGTCCCTCGAAATAATCGGCGATGCGCTCGAATTCGACGGTCATGTCCAGCGGCGCATGATCGAGAACCGATTGGGCATTGTCCGCG is a window of Bordetella sp. N DNA encoding:
- a CDS encoding tripartite tricarboxylate transporter substrate binding protein, with product MIWRSRKVVLALSLSLMPMTAVIAKNNFPDQPIRLLVGYSPGGSVDIVAREYAQQLGRLLKQSVVVENRGGASGTIAAQAVVRAPADGYTLFFTASPTLTVTPAIQKTSFDPVKDFQPVAAVVSYTNVLLVSAQSPYRDVQALAAAAKANPGKLTYGSAGIGSSNHLSGELFADNAGIKLTHVPYKGNAPAQGDLIADRITILFDLNTTAKALVDSGRVRALAVTSAQRNPMFKDVPTMVEAGYPKFVFDGWLGILAPAGTPADVVKTLSDATQKILAEPHFREQMQASGYTLMPGTPKALGERVAREGKQFDDLAERANLRQF
- a CDS encoding thiamine pyrophosphate-binding protein; amino-acid sequence: MSKYLAGHLVADFLAHNGVDTVFGIISVHNIPIMDGVTLNKTIRMVMTRGETGAAHMADGLARATGKVGVVISSTGPGASNAVPGLVEARFAGTPLLHLTGQSATAHLGRDTGAVHDVPDQLGMLSAVSKKAYRVETAGDTLAVLKQAWADALTAPAGPVSVEIPIDIQRSVVDRPVHAQDWLAPAPRVAEPAAADVDALLRALRGARRPMIWAGGGARDAGRELAALVDMGVGMVTSWNGHGVVSDDRPENLGGLNGPGSPAVQALYEQADLLLVVGSRLRGHETLDHKLKLPARLVRIDVDSAARTRGYPCESFVHGDAAATLRQVVSRLREEPLQLDQAFTAAVRAAKTRAIEDFKQTLGPYADFASQLRAVMPASAVFARDITLSNSTWGHRLFPLHDQRQNIYPVGAGIGQGLQLGIGAAIGSKDRKVVVLTGDGGFFFNMTEIWTAVQEAADMVMIVMNDGGYGVIKHMQDAMCEGRYAHSNLLAPDLLKLAELAGMQAWRVSRAEDFGKTVEHALAVQGPTLVEVDMLAIGPFPPYYPYSAMIAAARTASAEPATAAGG
- a CDS encoding acyl-CoA dehydrogenase family protein, which gives rise to MDFRLSDEQEQIKSAIERLCEPFDDDYWFKKDKEGGFPFDFHQALAQAGWLGIAMPQEYGGAGLGISEAALMMHTISATGAGLSGASAVHMNIFGLHPVVVFGNDEQKQRWLPALIAGKDKACFGVTEPNTGLNTLKLKTRAVRQGDHYVVTGQKVWISTAQVANKILLLARTKPIEECKGSEGLSLFYTDLDRSAIEVHEIEKMGRKCVDSNQLFIDNLRIPVEDRIGEEGKGFSYILHGLNPERILIAAEAVGLGRAALRRAAQYANEREVFDRPIGKNQGIQHPLAKSWMELEAAYLMVQKAAWMYDQKEQCGAEANSAKFLGAEACYRACENAIFTHGGMGYAKEYHVERYLREAWIPRLAPVSPQMIMSFIAEKALGLPKSY
- a CDS encoding SDR family oxidoreductase → MRVFVTGATGFIGSAIVKELIVNGHQVLGMTRSDTGAQALAAAGAQVHRGDLEDLDSLRNGASQADAVIHCAFDHNFSNFVANCEKDERAIAALGSGLVGSDRPIIITSGTGMGSGAHGQPATEDVVNFEHPNPRKLSEQAGAALAAQGINVITMRLPQVHDTTRQGLITPLIGIARDKGVVAYVGEGQNRYPAAHVLDVARLYRLAIEKQQPGARYHAVAEEGVAVRDICEVLGRVLKLPTASIAPEQAAAHFGWMAMFAGMDLPASSAQTRAALGWNPTGPKLLADLERLEIPAA
- a CDS encoding aldo/keto reductase family oxidoreductase; the encoded protein is MSRNPYPRTFPLAGRDVKRLGYGAMQLAGPGVFGPPKDKAAALAVLRAAIEAGVDHIDTSDFYGPHITNQLIREALAPYPDTLRIVTKVGAKRGADASWQPAFSPEDLTAAVHDNLRNLGLDVIDVVNLRLMFDVHGPAEGDIEPTLSVLAGLQQKGLIRHIGLSNATAKQIAQGRAICDIVCVQNQYNLAHRDDDDLIDALARDGIAYVPFFPLGGFSPLQSATLSDVAKQLNATPMQVALAWLLRRSPNILLIPGTSSVGHLQENLASGDLDLPDDALAALEGIAQEAQG
- a CDS encoding LysR family transcriptional regulator; protein product: MKTDLNDLNAFAAVAMAGGFRDAARLHDTSASRLSDAVRRLEAQLGVRLLHRTTRSVSLTEAGRGLLTRLEPALTEMQSALEAVNGFRDRPAGTLRLNVPVSVARLVLPAIVSPFLAAYPDIRLDIVAEESFIDILAEGCDAGIRYGERLEQDMIAVPIGPRTQRMAAAAAPAYLARHGTPAHPRDLMQHACLRGRFPSGNMAAWEFARDGETLRIDGTGPLVVLIGGGVDLAVDAAIGGSGVVYLFEEWLRPHLDSGALVPVLEPWWQSFPGPFLYYSGRRFMPTPLQAFVDFVKATNAANATDATKAAHGPDAMIVAP
- a CDS encoding diguanylate cyclase, which produces MSRIRSLLSAVVAPIVRVTGNRPHVVGIAGSVIAIIAVLIPLAMMWLIRQQVIDHHRETSENLNAMIALDLENNFRFYDVQLRDLVSDEQALLSRTPVMVGDPVNQRIFKSLPAEAYVEGKYVVDKAGVVVASQWDTQDNLGVRVDDRAYFTAQKNSPDTGLFISHPYLSKTRQGGLYIALSRRLSGADGTFTGIALFEVRLELFQRLFDRIYLEAPGVVEILLQDGTTIASKPYSDTVVGRSAATSPIYAAMAGRDSGTLIARGRGDVERLYTFRRVAGLPFIVLVAPSMHDVLDEWNRHFRLAAAASLFWGLALTAGAWLLAFTLGEKQRVQGELAKLAATDPLTQLHNRRTFDERFQVQWQSAARTRRPVSVLYIDIDRFKLFNDTYGHAEGDKVLAAVARCIGRSIRRSVDVVARYGGEEFVVLLPETELAGAQSVAETVRANVRALDMENKGTDIGRVTVSIGCASCVPAASEQGIALLQAADGLLYQAKESGRDQVRAAFFEALPACAPS
- a CDS encoding MFS transporter; this encodes MSISPGVADGLAAPSIQLSAAQTRRALFALGVGGFAIGTGEFVIMGLLPDAARDLDISIPQAGHLISIYALGVVIGAPLLAVLGARWARRSFLIGLMLVFALGNFVSAMAPGFVSMALARFATGFPHGTYFGVAALVAAGLVAPHRRAQAVAMVLLGLTIATLIGVPIAAAIGQMLGWRSAFAIVGAIGLLTAYAVWRWVPYVAGDKRASPLRELSALRNKQVVLTLGIGAIGSGGIFTVFSYIKPTMTELAHMPEAWVPVVLALFGAGMVSGNLMGSRFADRNMEKTIRSVLIWAVGVMGAFYFSAHSPFLGPLNVLLIGTVVALAATLQTRLMDVAGDAQTLAAALNHSAFNIANALGAWLGGLSIDAGLGWSSTGWVGSLLALAGLGIHAWALADMRAKKAQA
- a CDS encoding nitroreductase family protein, with translation MTATKLAPASPPAVDALLTHRYGAEVAGAYPVLDNPTIRLALGHRSVRAFAPTPLAPEVLPTLIAAAQSASTSSNLQVWSVIAVQDPEHKARLAVGTRNEGFVRQAPLFLIWLADFSRARQVSEDRDSTINGGDFVESIVLASVEAGLAAQNAVLAAESLGLGAVYVGAIRSHVRALAADLKLPPHVFPVFGTAIGYADESVSHHVKPRLPQAAVLHHEYYDGAGQLDAVETYNRALDAFWKKQSIEHPLWTDHILNRLKANPADQRYDLRAILNELGFLLR